The following proteins are encoded in a genomic region of Paenibacillus sp. FSL R7-0273:
- the tgt gene encoding tRNA guanosine(34) transglycosylase Tgt: protein MAAITYEHIKTCKQSGARLGRVHTPHGIIETPTFMPVGTQATVKTMAPEELKQMDAQIILSNTYHLFLRPGHDIVREAGGLHKFMNWDRPILTDSGGFQVFSLSDMRKITEEGVHFRSHLNGDKKFLSPEVAMEVQNALGSDIMMAFDECPPYPAEYDYVKKSLERTTRWAERCLKAHARPEDQGLFAIVQGGMYEDLRRQSAADLTSMDFPGYAIGGLSVGESKQIMYDVLDYTLPLLPQNKPRYLMGVGSPDALLEGSIRGVDMFDCVLPTRIARNGTTMTSQGRLVVRNAQYARDFGPLDPECSCYTCRNYSRAYLRHLIKADETFGLRLTTYHNLQFLLDLMRKVREAIREDRLLDFRDEFFAQYGLYDNLKGF, encoded by the coding sequence ATGGCAGCAATAACGTATGAACACATTAAGACCTGCAAGCAGTCCGGAGCACGGCTGGGCAGAGTCCACACACCGCACGGGATTATCGAGACTCCGACCTTTATGCCGGTAGGCACACAGGCAACTGTTAAAACGATGGCACCGGAAGAGCTCAAGCAGATGGATGCCCAGATTATTCTGAGCAATACGTATCACCTGTTTCTGCGTCCGGGCCACGATATTGTACGCGAGGCCGGCGGCCTGCACAAATTCATGAACTGGGACCGTCCGATTCTGACTGACAGCGGCGGCTTTCAGGTATTCTCGCTCAGCGACATGCGCAAAATCACCGAGGAAGGCGTGCATTTCCGCTCCCACCTCAACGGGGACAAGAAGTTCCTCTCACCGGAAGTGGCGATGGAGGTTCAGAACGCGCTCGGCTCCGATATTATGATGGCATTTGACGAGTGCCCGCCATACCCGGCAGAGTATGATTATGTCAAAAAATCGCTGGAGCGCACAACGCGCTGGGCAGAAAGATGCCTCAAGGCTCACGCCCGTCCGGAGGACCAGGGGTTGTTTGCAATCGTACAGGGCGGCATGTATGAAGACCTGCGCCGTCAGAGTGCGGCTGATTTGACTTCCATGGATTTCCCGGGGTATGCTATTGGGGGGCTTAGTGTCGGCGAATCCAAGCAGATTATGTATGATGTGCTGGATTATACTTTACCGCTCCTGCCGCAGAACAAACCGCGTTACCTGATGGGCGTCGGTTCACCGGATGCGCTGCTTGAGGGGTCAATCCGCGGAGTGGACATGTTCGACTGTGTCCTGCCTACCCGTATCGCCCGCAACGGAACCACGATGACCAGCCAGGGCAGACTTGTTGTGCGCAATGCACAATATGCCCGCGACTTCGGGCCGCTTGATCCGGAGTGCAGCTGCTACACCTGCCGGAATTATTCCCGTGCATATTTGCGTCATCTGATCAAAGCCGATGAAACGTTTGGCCTGCGCTTAACGACTTACCACAACCTGCAGTTCCTGCTGGATTTGATGCGTAAGGTACGGGAAGCGATCAGAGAAGACCGGCTGCTTGATTTCCGTGATGAGTTTTTTGCACAGTACGGTTTGTATGATAATCTCAAAGGCTTCTAG
- a CDS encoding phosphatase PAP2 family protein, giving the protein MNTLLYQSMNHVVLFTIVIVVLLIWLGSRRNPLLAFLELGKELLRSYKFLLIVAGMISVLTLNKYELQFEKKMHLGSDFTSFVFGLEGHFVQQLQQLFYAPWLTPVIVFFYIFMLQSVLGASLGVYLLDKNRTMLYATCYTIMLVYAVAIPFYLYFPVNEVWSYAPAGVRFVMLDVFPRFEQEYRPLSGLNNCFPSLHTAISVSTAILAYRSGNRRWMAITTVSAAMIVFGIFYLGIHWLTDMIGGTVLALVSTSVAVQLAKLTLRSGRETLTVPSRVTNS; this is encoded by the coding sequence TTGAATACTTTGCTTTACCAGTCGATGAATCATGTGGTGCTGTTCACCATCGTAATCGTAGTCCTGTTAATCTGGCTCGGTTCAAGACGCAATCCTCTGCTTGCATTCTTAGAGCTCGGGAAGGAGCTGCTCCGCTCCTATAAGTTTTTATTAATTGTTGCCGGTATGATCAGCGTCCTGACCCTTAATAAATATGAACTGCAGTTTGAGAAAAAAATGCATCTCGGCTCGGATTTCACCTCATTTGTCTTCGGGCTTGAGGGGCATTTCGTCCAGCAGCTTCAGCAGCTATTTTATGCTCCCTGGCTGACGCCGGTCATCGTGTTTTTCTATATTTTCATGCTCCAGTCCGTACTCGGCGCTTCGCTTGGCGTGTACCTGCTGGATAAGAACCGGACAATGCTCTATGCGACATGCTATACGATCATGCTGGTCTACGCTGTGGCGATACCTTTCTACCTCTACTTTCCGGTCAATGAGGTCTGGTCCTATGCTCCGGCAGGCGTGCGATTCGTAATGCTTGATGTATTTCCGAGATTTGAACAGGAATACCGGCCGCTTTCCGGTCTGAACAACTGCTTTCCAAGCCTGCATACAGCCATTTCGGTTTCTACTGCGATCCTCGCTTACCGCTCCGGTAACCGGCGCTGGATGGCTATTACGACCGTTTCAGCCGCTATGATTGTATTCGGAATTTTCTATCTCGGTATCCATTGGCTTACTGATATGATCGGCGGCACGGTGCTTGCCCTGGTCTCCACTTCTGTAGCTGTCCAGCTGGCTAAGCTCACTCTGCGCAGCGGCCGGGAGACCCTTACCGTTCCAAGCCGGGTCACCAATTCCTAA
- the queA gene encoding tRNA preQ1(34) S-adenosylmethionine ribosyltransferase-isomerase QueA, producing MNVEDYDFHLPEELIAQTPLLDRSASRLLMVDKENGQILHRHFTDILEQFQPGDTLVLNDTRVIPARLFGVKEDTGAKAEVLLLKSLGEDRWEALVKPGKKLKNGAVIVFSDELRAVIEEEADMGGRTLRFIYKGIFQEILDRLGSMPLPPYIKETLDDRERYQTVYARHEGSAAAPTAGLHFTKELLEQIAAKGVNIAYITLHVGLGTFRPMSVEKVEEHVMHAEYYVLSQETADLLNEAKARGGRIIAVGTTSCRTLETVGRQANGGPLTAGSGWTDIFIYPGYTFTVVNALITNFHLPKSTLVMLVSALAGREHILAAYEEAIKENYRFFSFGDAMFIY from the coding sequence GTGGACAAGGAGAACGGGCAGATCCTGCACCGGCATTTCACAGATATTCTGGAGCAGTTTCAGCCGGGCGATACGCTGGTGCTGAATGACACCCGGGTTATTCCGGCTAGACTTTTCGGGGTCAAGGAGGATACGGGCGCCAAAGCAGAGGTGCTGCTTCTGAAGAGCCTGGGCGAAGACCGCTGGGAAGCGCTGGTCAAGCCGGGCAAGAAGCTGAAGAACGGTGCCGTGATTGTGTTCAGCGATGAGCTCAGGGCTGTTATTGAAGAAGAGGCTGATATGGGCGGACGGACACTCCGCTTCATTTATAAAGGGATTTTTCAGGAAATTCTCGACCGGCTTGGCTCGATGCCGCTGCCTCCTTACATCAAGGAGACACTCGATGACCGTGAACGGTATCAGACGGTGTATGCCCGCCACGAAGGATCGGCGGCTGCCCCGACAGCAGGTCTGCATTTTACGAAAGAGCTGCTGGAGCAGATTGCAGCTAAAGGCGTTAACATCGCCTACATCACCCTTCACGTCGGATTAGGTACTTTCCGTCCTATGTCGGTAGAGAAGGTAGAAGAGCATGTCATGCATGCCGAGTATTATGTGCTGTCCCAGGAGACGGCGGACCTGCTCAATGAAGCTAAGGCAAGAGGCGGGCGGATTATTGCTGTCGGCACCACCTCCTGCCGGACACTTGAAACGGTTGGAAGACAGGCTAACGGCGGACCGCTTACGGCCGGCAGCGGCTGGACGGATATTTTCATTTATCCGGGATATACCTTTACGGTCGTTAACGCACTGATCACAAACTTCCATCTGCCGAAATCTACGCTGGTAATGCTGGTCAGCGCGCTGGCCGGCCGGGAGCATATCCTTGCCGCTTATGAAGAAGCTATCAAGGAGAATTACCGGTTCTTCAGCTTCGGCGATGCAATGTTTATTTATTAA
- the yajC gene encoding preprotein translocase subunit YajC gives MFQLASTTGSGSILGLVGPFVLMFVVFYFLLIRPQQKKTKTRNAMLKALKKGDKIVTIGGLHGTIVELSDDIVVLRVNDVTKLTFDRGSISHAVTVAEEKE, from the coding sequence ATGTTTCAATTAGCATCTACAACTGGAAGCGGCAGTATTCTGGGTCTGGTAGGCCCGTTTGTGCTTATGTTCGTGGTATTCTATTTCCTGCTGATCCGTCCGCAGCAGAAGAAGACCAAGACGCGCAACGCCATGCTGAAAGCGCTGAAGAAGGGCGACAAGATCGTTACGATCGGCGGCCTGCACGGGACGATTGTTGAGCTGTCTGACGATATCGTTGTACTGCGCGTTAATGATGTAACCAAGCTGACATTTGACCGCGGCTCTATCAGCCATGCAGTCACGGTTGCAGAAGAGAAAGAATAA